The sequence tctgatggacgtattatcgttcccttgctgtggaatgggaaagtttctcatttactttcaaagAATGAACATCTATCTAGGTTGATATTAAGGTCTAACCTCAAGAGACTTAAACGACATCCAGAACGTTTGCAGCTCGTTGACCAAACAATTAAGGAGCAATTGAAGGCAGGCATAATTGAACCCATTTATGATTTAGAAGTGTTTAAAAGTGAGAATCCTCAACATTCTTTTTTACCACACATGCCTATCTTTAAACTGGATAGGGATAGTACCAAATGTAGGATTGTATTTTTGTCTAACCTTAGGGATTCTTCTAATAATATATCTTTGTCACATAACCAGTGCATGTATTCAGGGCCTACGTTAAACCAAAAATTGTCCTCTTCCTTTTTACAGCTTAGATTTGACCAAAAGTTACTCATATTTGACCTTAAGAAAGCCTTTAATATGTTATCTTTAACAGAAACTGATCAGTCGAAGTTGTTATTTTTTTGGTACAAAAATGTGAATCAAGGCGATTTTTCCTTATtggcttttaagaatgtaagattaccttttggccttagatgtagtccctttttattaatgatttcattatattatatacttgtgttacaaccttcagaggattctcgaatagcagatttaaagaaatttatctattccatgatttatatggacaatggggctATTACTGCCAACACTTCAGAGGAGTTAGAGTGGTCGTATAAACAGCTTTCCAATATATTCAATCCCTATAAATTTGACATTCAGCAGGTTGTAACTAATGACTTGAATTTACAGGATGAAGTGGACCGCGAAGCCGAGGCAGCTACGCCTTTACGTAACAAGTTGTTTGGTTTAAACTGGGACCGATGttccgacgaaattttcactaaaccaatttgtcttgatcccaatgctaatactaaaaggtctcttttacagacaattgcttcacagtttgacctttttggttttaatatgccattgtttaaccgctgtagattgttcatgcatcaattacagtgtcaaaagaatttacattgggatcaaccattaacgcaagaattgcagagagaatggattaatatttgcaggcaaaccaacagagctcctcctttaaaaattgctaggtgtgttggtccacgagatggcaattatgatatttatattttttcagatgcaagtaaggacatatttggttgtgtactctatttacagcatattgaatccaatcgcttaagctttatacatgccaaaaaccgacttgtaaataagcaacttaagagtaaatccatgccctctctggaacttaacgcaatacatttaagtgttgagtgtgctcttgagatttacaaagatttgtctggatctgcttgcttaaaacccttaaaggttaataatatttacgtatatactgatTCTCTCTGTGCCTTACATTGGCTGAACTCTGCTGCCTTAAAAttggacaaattaaataaacattctccatttgtcgtaaatagacttcataatatacaaagaatgtgtgaaacggttcctataaaatttagctttatttcagggaaaaacaatcctgcggacataatcaccagatgtgtgtcatacaaccagttgcaaaattcttgctttttttcaggaccaaatttaagtataaatgaagttccagaattgtcaactaccataccagcatttgagatgcccactgaggttcaagcaactccttccacagctcaggttattgaagttgctaacaatcttattgatattaataattattccaatttcaggaaacttgtattgatttttcgcagaattttcttagtggtgcacaagtggaagctgaaagcgaaaattgcttgctcaccagtcgctaattactttgcccaggctataaattacttgttaaacaatgaacaaaggaagcattatcctgaggtatattcttacctacagcatggtcttaattccagaaaagacattcctcctattataacgcaacttaattatttttagattcacagggtcttctgagagttaagagtaaattcaaaaaatggaattatggcttaagtggaaattaccctttattattgcacccagacagtcatttgaccaaactaatcatttgggatgcacacctcaaattattacattcaggatgttattctgtattaacagagctcagaaagcattattacatccctaaacatttctcagttgtgaaaaaggctcttaaacagtgtgttcattgtcgtaggtttaataatcgttacataaggttaaatcagaacttttacagagacttcagagcagatcctcctacggttcctttttctaacatatttatggattatctaggacccttcaatacgaaggatggaaaagagacccgtaaggtttggttactatgtatcacctgtacttggtctagggcagttaacctcaaaatttgcaggagtttgaatgttgcagaatttttaagagcatttcagctacactgctttgagtacgggattcctcaactttgtattagtgatcttgggactcagttggtggcaggaggtaataccataacttccttcattagtgaccctcagacgcaattatattttgaggaaaataatgtaaaacccctctcctttcagcaatatttcaaaggctgcagtgaattgggatcattagtagaagtctgtgtaaaaatggtcaaaagattaatgtttggagcaattaagaattttatattgacgtatgtagactttgaatttcttgtctgtaatattgtgcatctcattaatcgacgacctatagccttcaaagaagctgttcgtgctgagactgacaatgtgcccgaaccaataacgccggaacagctcgtgcgaggctatgaattgacttctctaaaccttatccctaatcttcaacctctttcagttgaagatccagaatttgaccctgataatcaagctatttctcagaattacgtaaagttgtgtaaaattaggcagactttaatagagacctatcataatgaatttctaggtactctgattcagcaagcagttgaTAGGAAGGGGCGGTATCGTcccgttactcataaattactaaatgttggcgatgttgtattaattaaggaggaacataccaaaaggaataattatcctctaggcataattttggaagtttttaagaatgatttgggtgaagttaccaatgctgttattaagaagggaaaaacaggccagacatcaaggttgcatgtaaataatattattccaatactagaaaacacaggaagtaccaattcagctactcctgatgtttgtaattctgttacttcgtccttaaggcccaaaagaaaggctgctatattaagccaagaaaggacaagacagatgctttaatctttattcagtatttgtattttcttgtatttaatttaattatttttacatttcttaaatgtattttttcttacaattgtccttgttacatatgtttcaggatggaattttttcatttctgaaaaaatcccatcttcgcccctggactgtacaagacatttcatattttcacatggcgacaggaaagactagtaattattaagaatttggtattttcaattgccctactcttggtaccatcaaactgtctttcctgccgtccagtctttaaagatggatagtttgctaactcctcctccttccatatgctttactcgagcgaaaacgccgacgaggaggcaggcagcccggccatccgacagtgtcagagacagagacacagagacctcactcacctggaaaggtttccacatttttgatttgtccgacatgcctttcttaggctaaaggctattattgggatccctggtctacgtcaccctcttgtgaacatctgccaaaatccatctgcaacgcctttgtgcatggttcgacaatggtgagtaccaagaatatatagggcttatttttaaggttatcattgcgaactctcattgccttgtgttgcctattcaagtttttcctgtctgtcatttttaatcttatgaagattcgtaatagtttttttttttgtggtcaatatgttttatatatcgtattctcttgtcctttcaggtgatttagctctcggactagtaactctagcttattcataaattcacgttgttaacacttgggtaagagaatcgtctaatgcattgtttcgaatggttatatttatgacgaattgtctcccatattacgaccgagcaaatttatattaggtttaccgttcatttcaggatggtgttcggtttcgatgtatcggcccttttatttccttcctgatactaatgtaaacctcagttgctcaattgtaaagtaattttaagtgggttattattccgatgggtatattcttctatataaatgaccatgacttttagatgctaatcttcttgaatatttctttacagacagcgagcgaagcagaacgaaggaaacgccctacgatttacgactgccttgttctccaaccaactgtttgtaactccgttactacgttattttaaaggcttattttatgtaataaaatatcatatttaattacatttttccttccaacctttattacaAACCACagaatttttatggtgttctgcttaaagattgttttttagaatgtggcacgaaatgcaaaacctgatgaatgggagttaaatgttggtaaaaataacaaaagaaaaataaaatgagaccTAACTAATTgcataattacaaaggcataaaacttacgtcagttgttatgaaaatatatagtatgcttattctaaagagactggagagtaagattgatgaaaagcagagattTGAACAAccaggatttggaaaaggtagaagttgcaatgaccaaattttcatttgttgTACAGcagtgcgtagaatatagaaatccccatttgatggcattcgtggactatgaaaaagtgtgCAACCGGCCAAttgtgtggagagtcctgcgttaatatggaattcctcttaaaattgtgattaagtttgttcatcgagcatagcaagtgcaaagttaatgttagtgaagtcttctcaaatgaattccagtgaacagcggactactccgaggaaatgtgttgtcacaaatgttctttatcctcctcttggattttgtaatgcgtaaataATCGGTGATGGAAgaaaaggattgaactggattggtgataggaatctagcagacatagagtatgatGATAATGTTGTCCtcgatagcagaacaccacaggatttgcaatgcttgctaaccagaatgcaggatatatcacacgaggttttgTAGAACATAAAGAGAAGAATGACAAAAGATGATGATTGACGGAGTATGCAATattagataaaatatcattggaaggagaaaggatcaataaagtagaatcatttaagtattaaggaactatgaccaccaatacagggtctttagaattagagtttagttaaagGTTGAAAGAAAAAATCAGATAGTGGCTTGGTtaggtaaaatttgaaaatcaaatcacctcaaattacatataaaaatcagactattgaTCAGTCTAGTGAGaccgatgttactgtatggacatgagtcatggtatgacaataaaacaatatccaatacaTTTTGTAGATtcaaaaacaaagccctcagaaggatattgggagttgaatgacaagacaggattagaagttaaattataagagagattactcgagtgccatttgtgcatgagatcatgatgagggacagATGTTGAGTGTTTAGGcgtggtcttcgcactccccaagaaagattagttcaccaaacgttcagcctgGCTCCACAAAGtgctaaaagagttgaaagacagaGGCCttaatggctgagaactataaagcacgaagtatatgatgaatggggaagtattgaattaaaagctcaagatagagacgactggcgaaatttaaccgagacctTTGGCGTCAATgcaagtaggaggagatgatgacaataccatatacacacacacacagacatacacacacacacacacacacatatatatatatatatatatatatatatatatatatatatatatatatatacacatatatatatatatatatatatatacacacatatatatatatatatatatacacacatatatatatatatatacacacatatatatatatatatacacacatatatatatatatatatacacacatatatatatatatatatatatatacacacatatatatatatatatacacacatatatatatatatatatatatatatatacacacatatatatatatatacacacatatatatatatatacacacatatatatatatatatatatatatatatatatatatgtatcattatagttttataaatgataattattggtgttggctatgttggttaatatagtctgtgcatattaaaattcatttgtttgcacatgcgcgttagagactactggtgaaggtttccaggacggtggctgtctttggacatactggttgaggtttgtggtggcgatggtcacgtgatcagttgctcctgatatgaggtgtgtattacttggtttagtggttagtgtaacctaacatgtacgattatttatattgttgatgaatacttttcagtacgattgtactcattgtcaaagtgattacgaggtatcaaattatgcataaattgtgggattttaactggcgttcattaaagttgtcttgttactaagatttgcagcaggcggcgtgttggtataactcggtaattggtgttatgatgattaaacgatgtactgttatattttactatttgtgtgttgggactgtgctatatcatattatgaattggttactatgtgtgtgtagtatttgaagttttgtaaatgtttgcagttaaataaaaggacggaagcaccgttcgagaagttaattggttgggtttaatgatttcccaggccgccgatgtcgtaaatgatgtaagtgttaaattgtattaattcgcttgtcatgctaagagtatatttatgtttatatttaaataacggaattgaatttattgctagctgctaatatttgaacaaattttgttatcactggacatgtataaaattttaaatgcttctgtataaatggtggaattttgggattgagcattgatgtattggctgaaacaattttttgtattttaggttgaatcctgttctaataaaagacttgatgcaacaACGTGTTTGGTGACCTGGCGAAACAATTCAACATCATCGATATGGACCAACTGAAGGTGGATCGAGGGGTGGCCAAGGGTCGGTTCACTCGGAAAGTCAACGTAACGAAGGAGAGGTTGGCAAGAGACGACCCACCTGCAGTGTTGAAAAGTTTGCTAGCAGAAGTGGAAACTgctttcagtgaccttgaggtgagaCATGATGCCTATTATTGCGAATTACTGAGTGCTAAATCAGAAATGGCCGAATTAAAGGAAGCAGAGATATATATTTTAGAGTGCGAAAGAACTAAATCTGAACTGGTGTCCTTGATCATTAAAAGATGTGGCGATAGTGAAAGTAAGATGGAAACTCTTATCAAAGTGAAACGTCTCGACCCACCTGAATTTTCTGGTGATATGAGAAATTATGGTACTTTTAAGAGGGATTATATGAGGTTGATTGTGCCTTTTTATGGGCAAGATGCCTATGCTCTAAAAAAATGTTTGAGTGGAGAAGCGCTGACTTGTGTGGAAGGAGTAGAAGATGAATTTGAAGAGATGTTCCGACGCCTTGACGATAAGTATGGTAATCCTTGTAAGCTAACGGAGGCTATTGTGAGTGAATTGAAAAGCCTTAAGCCTCTGAACGACGGAGATTCGAAGAGGTTAGTTTACATGATAAAGGTGGTTGAACGTGCTTGGTTGGATATGAGAAAAATAGGTCTAGAATCTGAGATGAAAACTACCTCTATTGTAACGTTGGTGGAGCGTCTTCTTCCTCCCACTTTAAAACGCAATTGGGTAATAAAGTCGCAAAAGGTAGGAAATGCTAAAgatctttttgaaaatttacttcaattttTGTTACAAGAAAGGAGAGTGTGTGAGTATCTTGAAAGTGATTTGCGGTGCTCGACTTCATCAAAAGTAGTAACAAATAGTGCTTCTTGTGACAATACAAGTGAAAATGTGAAAGATGACCtggatgaaatgaaattaattcaaggtCAACATAGTGCAATGATATCAGAGTGTTTAACCACAGTATCAAGGTTAGCAGCCCAAATGTCAAATAATCCTGATGTCAAGTGCCCTCCTAAATGGTGTTGGTATCATGGTGTAGACGGTCATTCCATTTATGATTGCTATGCCTTCAAGAGTTTGAGCAATTATGATAAGTTTGCTCAACTCAAGAGAAACAATGCATGTTATAAGTGTGTTAACTTGGGCCATTTTTCTAAGTTTTGCAATGTGTCTGGTGTCAGTTCTTGTGATGTAATGGTCAATGGTAAAAAGTGTGGTAGGGAACATCACAAAATGTTACACTCTCTTCTATATAAACCTACTACTTTCACTGATGTAACTAGCAATTTGGTGTCTAGAGATGGTCATTTATTAATGGTGAGTGGCTTAAGGTATCACCAAAATAATATTAATGTGCTATGGGATAGTGGTAGCAATGTGTCGCTAATCACTCATCAAAAGGCCCAAGAATTAGGACTTAACGGAAGAGATGTGCAAATAACCATAACCAAAGTGGGAAATAAAACTGAGACCGTATCCTCTAAAGAGTATACAGTTCCTGTGGTGGACATCTATGGAGTGAAATGGGAAATTATTGCCTGTGGTATAGATGAAATAACTACTCCTgttgagaaagttgatatgaatgtCGTTAGTTGTTTGTTCAAAAGTTTAAACGGTCTTCACATTTCAAGACCCTTTGGAGTAATACATTTATTAATAGGCATTGATTACTGTGTCCTTATGCCTCAAGTTATTGAAACGAATGGTAACCTTCAACTCATGTTAAACCAATTTGGCTATGTTGTTAGAGGATTTCACCCGCAATTAACTTCCCGCTGTTATCAATCCAATGTCAGTGTAAGAATCAATCACATAGATATTACAGACGTCAATGAGATTACTTCAGTTCCCAGGAAAACCATTAAAGACGTGTTGGATAATTACTTAAGTATTGAGAGCCTGGGTACTTCTTGTTACCCTAAGTGTTCTGGTTGTAAATGCGGTAATTGTACCCCTGGTCAAAGTAATTGTACccttaaagaagaaagagaattgGCTCAAATATCACATGGTTTATCATTTAATTCAGATAAGAATAGATGGAGTGTCGCTTACCCCTgggtaagaaatcctaatcttttaCCTAATAATGTGTCCCTTGCAACAGCTAGGCTAATAGCCACGGAAAAAAGGTTGACCAAGTTAGGACTAGGTTATTGTACGTCCTATCAGAATCAAATTCATGATATGATTTCACGGGGGGTAGCCAGGAAGCTATCCGAAGATGAGATATATAGTTATAAGGGACCTATATTCTACATACCCCATACTGAAGTTCTAAAGCCTGACTCTAGCTCAACTCCCCTTCGGATAGTGTTTAATTCTTCTGCTAGGTATATGAATTTTTCTCTAAATGAAATGTGGGCGAAGGGTCCTGACATGCTAAACTCACTTTTGGGTGTTTTACTTAGGTTCCGAGAAAATGAAGTAGCATTTGTTTGTGATTTAGCCAAAATGTATAACACTATCTCTCTGTCCTTATTTGACCAGcactgtcataggtttctttggcgTGATTTCAAGGTTGATGTTAAGCCAGATCATTATATGTTGACTTGTGTCCCATTTGGGGACAAACCCAGTGGAACTATTGCTATGCTTGCTTTGAAATTAACAGCAGAGATGAGTAAGGATGAATACCCTGTAGCTACGCAGATCATTGTGAATAATagctatgttgatgacatattgGGAAGCTGTGAcagcatagagattgcaaacgaactgatgaaacaaattgaaagaatTATAGGTCGTGGAGGTTTTAAAATTAAGCATTGGATTTTATCTGGCAATGAAAATCATGAGAATCCCAATGTTAAAGTGactaaaagggaaaaggaaaaggttttagGAATTGTGTGGGATCCTCATAGAGACCGGTTAGTATATgaagttaaaataaatttttctccaaAGCATAGGAAAATTCATACTGAACCTAACTTGGCGCCAGATGATCTCATGGTTAATGTGCCACAGTATTTAACTAGAAGAATGTTGTTAAGTCAAATCGCATCTCAGTATGATCCTTTAGGGCTAGTTTGTCCGGTAACTTTAAGAGCTAAATTGATGATGAGACAACTAATTTCCAGGACAGAGGGGATTGAAGGAAAAGTTAGCCATTATGATTGGGATAGTGCAGTGTCGACAGATATTAGGAATGAGTGGTTAAGTTATTTCCAGATGTTGTTTGAGCTTCAGTCTCTCAGCTTCCCTAGGTGTGTCAAAGTAGAAGGTACCATCGGTAAACCAATGCTGGTGATTTTCTCTGATGGGTCTAGTTCTGCATATGGAGCATGTGCTTATGTGCGATGGGAATTGTCTGATGGAGGATTCTGTTCCAGGTTGCTAATGGCAAAATCTAGGCTTGCACCACTCAAACAGTTATCCATTCCCCGGATTGAACTATGTGGGGCCTTAGTGGCAGCTAGAATGAGAGAAACTATAGTGaaggaaattaattttgaatttgaatCGGTGATGCACATTGTTGATTCTGCAATAGTTCGTGCCCAGATTCAGAAAGAAAGCTATGGCTTTGGCACCTTTACTGCTACAAAAATTgctgaaattcaaagtaaaaccGATGTGGGAGAATGGTCGTGGGTTTCAGGTGATAACAACCCAGCAGACTTGACCACCAAACCTGCTAAGCCGATCGATTTGGGTCAAGAATCCATGTGGCAAATGGGGCCGGCTTTCCTTACTCTCCCAATCAGTAAGTGGCCAATAAGGAAAGATCATATTGG comes from Palaemon carinicauda isolate YSFRI2023 chromosome 3, ASM3689809v2, whole genome shotgun sequence and encodes:
- the LOC137638829 gene encoding uncharacterized protein isoform X1, whose translation is MLMEKPLQQATDQLLESECNYYLNYDQNSYNDESIELNNQLVEFTIKTLRRRESDGRIIVPLLWNGKVSHLLSKNEHLSRLILRSNLKRLKRHPERLQLVDQTIKEQLKAGIIEPIYDLEVFKSENPQHSFLPHMPIFKLDRDSTKCRIVFLSNLRDSSNNISLSHNQCMYSGPTLNQKLSSSFLQLRFDQKLLIFDLKKAFNMLSLTETDQSKLLFFWYKNVNQGDFSLLAFKNVRLPFGLRCSPFLLMISLYYILVLQPSEDSRIADLKKFIYSMIYMDNGAITANTSEELEWSYKQLSNIFNPYKFDIQQVVTNDLNLQDEVDREAEAATPLRNKLFGLNWDRCSDEIFTKPICLDPNANTKRSLLQTIASQFDLFGFNMPLFNRCRLFMHQLQCQKNLHWDQPLTQELQREWINICRQTNRAPPLKIARCVGPRDGNYDIYIFSDASKDIFGCVLYLQHIESNRLSFIHAKNRLVNKQLKSKSMPSLELNAIHLSVECALEIYKDLSGSACLKPLKVNNIYVYTDSLCALHWLNSAALKLDKLNKHSPFVVNRLHNIQRMCETVPIKFSFISGKNNPADIITRCVSYNQLQNSCFFSGPNLSINEVPELSTTIPAFEMPTEVQATPSTAQVIEVANNLIDINNYSNFRKLVLIFRRIFLVVHKWKLKAKIACSPVANYFAQAINYLLNNEQRKHYPEVYSYLQHGLNSRKDIPPIITQLNYF
- the LOC137638829 gene encoding uncharacterized protein isoform X2; translated protein: MDYLGPFNTKDGKETRKVWLLCITCTWSRAVNLKICRSLNVAEFLRAFQLHCFEYGIPQLCISDLGTQLVAGGNTITSFISDPQTQLYFEENNVKPLSFQQYFKGCSELGSLVEVCVKMVKRLMFGAIKNFILTYVDFEFLVCNIVHLINRRPIAFKEAVRAETDNVPEPITPEQLVRGYELTSLNLIPNLQPLSVEDPEFDPDNQAISQNYVKLCKIRQTLIETYHNEFLGTLIQQAVDRKGRYRPVTHKLLNVGDVVLIKEEHTKRNNYPLGIILEVFKNDLGEVTNAVIKKGKTGQTSRLHVNNIIPILENTGSTNSATPDVCNSVTSSLRPKRKAAILSQERTRQML
- the LOC137636295 gene encoding uncharacterized protein produces the protein MAELKEAEIYILECERTKSELVSLIIKRCGDSESKMETLIKVKRLDPPEFSGDMRNYGTFKRDYMRLIVPFYGQDAYALKKCLSGEALTCVEGVEDEFEEMFRRLDDKYGNPCKLTEAIVSELKSLKPLNDGDSKRLVYMIKVVERAWLDMRKIGLESEMKTTSIVTLVERLLPPTLKRNWVIKSQKVGNAKDLFENLLQFLLQERRVCEYLESDLRCSTSSKVVTNSASCDNTSENVKDDLDEMKLIQGQHSAMISECLTTVSRLAAQMSNNPDVKCPPKWCWYHGVDGHSIYDCYAFKSLSNYDKFAQLKRNNACYKCVNLGHFSKFCNVSGVSSCDVMVNGKKCGREHHKMLHSLLYKPTTFTDVTSNLVSRDGHLLMVSGLRYHQNNINVLWDSGSNVSLITHQKAQELGLNGRDVQITITKVGNKTETVSSKEYTVPVVDIYGVKWEIIACGIDEITTPVEKVDMNVVSCLFKSLNGLHISRPFGVIHLLIGIDYCVLMPQVIETNGNLQLMLNQFGYVVRGFHPQLTSRCYQSNVSVRINHIDITDVNEITSVPRKTIKDVLDNYLSIESLGTSCYPKCSGCKCGNCTPGQSNCTLKEERELAQISHGLSFNSDKNRWSVAYPWVRNPNLLPNNVSLATARLIATEKRLTKLGLGYCTSYQNQIHDMISRGVARKLSEDEIYSYKGPIFYIPHTEVLKPDSSSTPLRIVFNSSARYMNFSLNEMWAKGPDMLNSLLGVLLRFRENEVAFVCDLAKMYNTISLSLFDQHCHRFLWRDFKVDVKPDHYMLTCVPFGDKPSGTIAMLALKLTAEMSKDEYPVATQIIVNNSYVDDILGSCDSIEIANELMKQIERIIGRGGFKIKHWILSGNENHENPNVKVTKREKEKVLGIVWDPHRDRLVYEVKINFSPKHRKIHTEPNLAPDDLMVNVPQYLTRRMLLSQIASQYDPLGLVCPVTLRAKLMMRQLISRTEGIEGKVSHYDWDSAVSTDIRNEWLSYFQMLFELQSLSFPRCVKVEGTIGKPMLVIFSDGSSSAYGACAYVRWELSDGGFCSRLLMAKSRLAPLKQLSIPRIELCGALVAARMRETIVKEINFEFESVMHIVDSAIVRAQIQKESYGFGTFTATKIAEIQSKTDVGEWSWVSGDNNPADLTTKPAKPIDLGQESMWQMGPAFLTLPISKWPIRKDHIGDLPDRVGVFVSHTCFTVNTVEMSLVFQISRFESSEKLLRVTSRVLKAFKFKSFKGIFQTPNIDEISQAEMLWVREIQSTLGKDWEFRYRRLGPSVNKDGLIVVGQRIPRWLKNNYDQDGFVLLSPDHEFVKLYVKTMHRQFHSGVENTLAKIQSKFWVPRVRNMIKSVKFKCVTCRKLTKEIAGQVMGQLPLERLKPSPPFAYTALDLYGPFFIRDTVKGRTKGKAYGVIFNCLSTRAVHLDLIEGYSAKDFLDGLRRFVSLRGCPKEIYSDRGTQLTAAEKELRNATEIFKIKWIFNASADAPWQNGVSESLIKSVKRSLTIAIGDNILTFSKLQTTLYEIANLLNERPIGIKPGCDPELGRYLCPNDLLLGVHKMQS